Part of the Nicotiana sylvestris chromosome 2, ASM39365v2, whole genome shotgun sequence genome, AGGCAAAGGGCTAAGCCAAAATAAGAAATAGTCTTGGCCATAAGGCAACATAAGAAATTGTCTTGGCCATGTACCCATTCAATTCAAACTTTGAATAAATTACTATTATCTCAAATTTTTTTCCAGTCAAATCTTACATCCATTGtcaattctctctctctctatatatgtCCAATGTCTTCTTTGTTTACCATAATCACAATCAATTAGCAggttttctcctctttttttccaATCATAAATCATCATTTAAAATCCCATTGAAGAACAAAAAAAATGGCATTAATCCTCCAATCTTCAAGTTTCTTAAGTTCTTGCAGTACTTCTGTTCCCTCAACATCATCTTGTAGTTGCAGAAGAGGATTGATTAGAGCGAATATTAATATTCCAAATAATCAGACAATTAAAATCTCCCTTCCCAGGTTTCAAAGAAGAGCGAGATTAGTGCAGGAACAAGAGTTGATTAGTGGATTTTCAACCATAAGCACCAACAACCCAATTGAGAAACAATTTAGCCCATCAAGAATTGGTCCTGATCCGCTGGTTATCAAGAAGCTTTACGCAATCAAGGAGGCAGTTGCAGATAGAGTGGAGATGCATAGGAATATTGGGGAACAGAGAAGCCAGTGGAACAATATGCTTTTGACATCCATTAATGGCATAACTTTAGCTGCTGCTACCATGACTGGAATTGCAGTTAGCAGTGGTGATCCTGTTTTGGGACTGAAGATGTCTTCTACTTTGTTGTATTTGACTGCTACTGGCATGTTGGTGATCATGAACAAGATCCAACCATCCCAGCTTGCTGAAGAACAAAGAAACGCAACAAGGCTGTTTCAAGATCTCTATAACCAAATCGAAACAACTTTATCAATTGGTCATCCTTCAGCTATTGATGTGAAAGAGGCTATGGACAGAGTATTGGCTCTTGACAAAGCCTACCCA contains:
- the LOC104231509 gene encoding probable F-box protein At4g22030 — its product is MALILQSSSFLSSCSTSVPSTSSCSCRRGLIRANINIPNNQTIKISLPRFQRRARLVQEQELISGFSTISTNNPIEKQFSPSRIGPDPLVIKKLYAIKEAVADRVEMHRNIGEQRSQWNNMLLTSINGITLAAATMTGIAVSSGDPVLGLKMSSTLLYLTATGMLVIMNKIQPSQLAEEQRNATRLFQDLYNQIETTLSIGHPSAIDVKEAMDRVLALDKAYPLPLLGVMLEKFPTSVEPAVWWPQQRRRQPKRVSDGDKYNGWNGKLEEEMEEIMGVLSRKDQEEYISLGKKALKFNKFLAISGPLLTGLAAVGSAFADSSPSHGSWAAMFGIVGGALASVVNTVEHGGQAGMVFEMYRSNAGFFRYMQESVESNLTETDMERRENGEVFEMKMALKLGRSLSDLRDLAAGASSKGEQIEFGSKLF